In one window of Sulfolobales archaeon DNA:
- a CDS encoding methyltransferase domain-containing protein encodes MRIRIDLIGKIYALLSMERIEQALIEAKVFAERNKLREIYTEPGFIIFEGEAVENLIELDRLALIKDLGEILFAIEDIRDLDEFYRSLRLLSERKPLQGDIYIRSLREKKLKPDPLKVKEILGGGSIDVDGEKRSREKISIIIGDLMIVGRSIYRRKISLWKSPERNGSATMKVIDTRFMGGLIPSKAMLVYDPFAGGGYLIYEACRSNFRIMASDINLEKILMCRTLLESNSCEDYDLFIADAFRIPIRENAVDVILSDLPYGRRSKFIGGSTLTALESLFRELFRILRSGGAFITAISHDQWVVFRESLDLKKIRYLSLQLVHGSLHRVYVYLEKKENI; translated from the coding sequence ATGAGGATCAGGATAGATCTCATAGGAAAGATCTATGCACTACTCTCCATGGAGAGAATCGAACAAGCTTTAATAGAGGCAAAGGTGTTCGCAGAGAGAAATAAATTACGAGAGATATATACAGAGCCTGGCTTTATAATCTTTGAGGGAGAAGCGGTTGAGAATTTAATAGAATTGGATAGATTAGCTCTTATAAAGGATCTAGGAGAAATTCTATTTGCTATAGAGGATATTAGAGATCTCGATGAATTCTACAGATCCTTAAGACTACTCAGTGAGAGAAAGCCTTTGCAGGGAGATATATATATTAGATCTCTTAGAGAGAAAAAGTTAAAACCTGATCCATTAAAAGTGAAGGAGATACTGGGAGGAGGCTCTATCGATGTAGATGGAGAGAAAAGATCTAGAGAGAAGATCAGTATTATAATTGGAGATCTAATGATTGTAGGAAGGAGTATATATAGGAGAAAAATTTCATTATGGAAATCTCCAGAGAGAAATGGCTCAGCAACTATGAAGGTTATTGACACAAGATTCATGGGCGGGCTCATACCTTCAAAAGCGATGTTGGTATACGATCCATTTGCAGGAGGAGGTTACCTCATATATGAAGCTTGTAGGAGTAATTTCAGGATCATGGCTTCCGATATTAATCTCGAGAAGATTCTTATGTGTAGAACTCTACTGGAGAGTAATTCATGTGAGGATTATGATCTATTTATCGCGGATGCTTTTAGAATTCCTATAAGGGAAAATGCTGTTGACGTTATACTATCAGATCTTCCTTATGGCAGAAGATCTAAATTCATAGGAGGAAGCACTTTAACAGCATTAGAATCCTTATTCAGAGAACTTTTTAGAATACTTAGATCTGGAGGAGCTTTTATCACAGCTATCAGCCATGATCAATGGGTTGTATTCAGAGAATCTCTAGACCTGAAAAAGATCAGATATTTATCGCTGCAACTTGTGCACGGATCTCTTCACAGAGTATATGTATATTTAGAGAAGAAAGAAAACATATGA
- a CDS encoding radical SAM protein, which yields MTDHHGKEFIGFMATGPAMFLPEFMWMYICCPKPKVDEFGRPKVAPYGLRKVEAKLIDLGYKAAVIDPDYIDRYLEKIKILMIGHHDYFAYGPPSSEWWLITKKTPVNRRSFIRFITRESIRKAKKKGLKIIAGGPASWQWLWESELWDEVGVDMVIEGEVERVLPEIIRKIFDNEEIPRYYYVGSNEAPSIEDISEIKAPSVNGLVEIMRGCPRGCSFCSVTLRSLRYYPLEKIEKEILVNVRNGITSGILHSDDVLLYGAKGIIPSPEPLIKLHELALKHYKSIAWSHASLAAIVVAQREYKLITKLTEMIYSKTEQDYLGVEVGLETGSVRLAKIIMPAKAAPYRPEQYPEIAEEAFSIMHDHNIIPAATFILGLPGEVEEDVIATIELIKRLRPYRSLIVPMIFVPMGALRKDKDSGIQGVKLTRAHLEALWASLEHSMYWAEDIMNRFYIKGAKQFMLRGLLKIFLSFARSKAYSIKNSLDKFENIVLSISREDLDRKK from the coding sequence ATGACAGATCATCACGGTAAAGAGTTTATAGGTTTTATGGCTACAGGTCCTGCAATGTTCCTTCCCGAGTTCATGTGGATGTACATATGCTGTCCTAAACCTAAAGTAGACGAGTTTGGCAGGCCTAAGGTAGCTCCTTACGGACTTAGAAAGGTTGAGGCGAAGCTTATAGATCTTGGTTATAAGGCTGCTGTCATAGATCCTGACTATATAGATAGGTATCTTGAGAAGATAAAGATTCTTATGATAGGACATCACGACTACTTCGCGTATGGGCCGCCTAGTTCTGAGTGGTGGCTTATAACAAAGAAAACTCCTGTGAACAGAAGAAGTTTCATAAGATTCATTACGAGAGAATCTATTAGAAAAGCTAAGAAGAAGGGTTTGAAGATAATAGCTGGAGGACCTGCTTCATGGCAGTGGCTGTGGGAGTCCGAGTTATGGGATGAAGTAGGAGTAGATATGGTTATTGAGGGAGAGGTTGAGAGAGTGCTTCCAGAGATCATTAGAAAGATCTTTGATAATGAGGAGATACCTAGATACTATTACGTTGGTTCGAATGAAGCTCCATCTATCGAAGATATATCAGAGATCAAAGCTCCTAGCGTTAATGGACTTGTAGAGATTATGAGAGGATGTCCTAGAGGCTGTAGTTTCTGTTCTGTGACTCTAAGATCTCTAAGATACTATCCTCTAGAGAAGATAGAGAAAGAGATTCTAGTGAATGTACGAAATGGTATCACATCAGGTATTCTTCATAGTGATGATGTTCTGCTTTACGGTGCTAAGGGTATTATACCATCTCCAGAACCTCTTATAAAGCTCCACGAGCTAGCTTTGAAACACTATAAAAGTATCGCGTGGAGCCACGCATCTTTAGCAGCTATAGTAGTTGCTCAGAGAGAGTATAAGCTGATAACAAAACTAACTGAGATGATCTATTCAAAAACCGAGCAAGATTATCTAGGTGTTGAGGTAGGATTAGAAACAGGATCTGTTAGACTAGCCAAAATTATAATGCCTGCTAAGGCAGCTCCCTACAGACCTGAGCAGTATCCTGAGATTGCTGAAGAAGCATTTTCTATAATGCATGATCATAATATCATTCCGGCCGCTACATTTATTCTAGGACTTCCTGGAGAGGTTGAAGAAGATGTTATAGCTACTATAGAGCTTATCAAGAGGCTAAGGCCTTATCGAAGTCTTATTGTTCCCATGATATTTGTTCCAATGGGTGCTCTTCGGAAGGATAAGGATTCAGGAATTCAAGGTGTGAAACTTACTAGAGCACATTTAGAGGCTCTATGGGCTTCTCTAGAGCATAGCATGTACTGGGCTGAGGATATTATGAATAGATTCTATATCAAGGGCGCTAAACAATTCATGTTAAGAGGTCTTCTAAAAATCTTTCTAAGTTTTGCGAGAAGTAAAGCTTATTCTATAAAGAACTCTCTAGATAAATTTGAGAATATAGTGCTCTCTATATCGAGAGAGGATCTAGATAGGAAAAAATAG
- a CDS encoding HAD-IB family phosphatase yields the protein MRPRIIIFDMDGVVTKIRNSWEYLREYFTPGSDRSHTSILLRKYLEGEISYSRWIAEEIRILISRAKRRIHKEDVVEAYRRVGIYSEIRDLMRIARENNVENFAIVSGGVSILARRAGEILGIREVYANHLVFDERGYLIPGGIPLVEPLGKDRVIKRILSRLGLDESESIFIGDSIWDLPGFRVVGYPIALNCTTCPSEDKEGYISNIIKVENHEELLRVLYKLFRKSP from the coding sequence ATGAGACCTAGAATAATAATCTTCGATATGGACGGTGTTGTTACCAAGATAAGAAATTCATGGGAGTATCTGCGAGAGTATTTCACGCCAGGATCAGATCGAAGTCATACCAGCATTCTCTTAAGAAAATACTTAGAAGGAGAGATTAGCTATAGCAGATGGATTGCCGAAGAGATCAGGATTCTTATAAGCAGGGCGAAGAGAAGAATTCACAAAGAAGATGTTGTAGAAGCTTATAGAAGAGTAGGTATATATAGCGAGATAAGAGATCTAATGAGAATCGCTAGAGAGAACAATGTAGAGAACTTCGCAATAGTTAGTGGAGGGGTTTCAATTCTAGCAAGAAGAGCTGGGGAGATCCTAGGAATAAGAGAGGTGTATGCAAATCATCTCGTATTTGACGAGAGAGGATATCTAATTCCAGGAGGAATACCACTAGTAGAACCTTTGGGAAAAGACAGAGTTATAAAGAGAATACTTAGCAGATTAGGACTTGATGAAAGCGAATCTATATTCATAGGAGATAGCATATGGGATCTCCCAGGCTTCAGAGTAGTAGGATATCCTATAGCTCTTAATTGTACTACTTGCCCAAGCGAAGATAAAGAAGGTTATATATCAAATATTATTAAAGTAGAGAATCATGAAGAACTGCTTAGAGTATTATATAAGCTTTTTAGAAAATCTCCTTAG
- a CDS encoding GTPase: protein MKTILVIKKEERKYLSEAIALLDTLGIKDPEIHYVKKPNHRYYLQEDLVKVLSDNMSEKPSLIVIYDRLKPWQYYNLARGLKDTEIWDIVTLLLKIFEQNAGTLESKLKIELLRIRHQIPFIKEYVRFSKLGEQAGFMGAGAYGYEALLNSLRRKASKISRKLDEIKYKRELQTISRTKLGIPTVAIVGYTSVGKTTLYNKLTGDNKLTGSALFKTLAPKSGLVNTMCGKIIVIDTIGFIRKMPEEIVDLFHAVISELKYSDQIVLLADLTDSVEDFIEKLLTSVDILKKVGVVDKPLLVLLNKRDLVSEDIAKEYEKLALNILADEKVYSVRDILSGSVLLGDVIEELLRSICKNIDLSRRI, encoded by the coding sequence ATGAAAACAATTCTAGTGATCAAGAAAGAAGAGAGGAAGTACCTTAGCGAAGCTATAGCTTTGCTAGACACGCTAGGGATCAAAGATCCAGAGATACATTATGTGAAGAAACCTAACCACAGATATTATCTTCAGGAAGATCTTGTCAAAGTTCTTTCAGATAACATGAGTGAGAAGCCTTCACTAATAGTAATATATGACAGGCTTAAACCCTGGCAATACTATAATCTAGCTAGAGGCCTGAAAGATACTGAGATATGGGATATAGTGACTTTGCTACTAAAGATCTTTGAGCAGAATGCCGGAACTCTGGAATCTAAACTTAAGATAGAGCTTCTCAGAATAAGACATCAGATTCCTTTCATAAAAGAGTATGTAAGATTCTCTAAGCTAGGTGAGCAGGCAGGTTTTATGGGCGCTGGAGCATATGGTTATGAAGCTTTGCTCAACTCTCTCAGAAGAAAAGCTTCCAAGATCTCTAGGAAATTAGATGAGATCAAGTATAAAAGAGAGCTTCAGACAATTAGTAGAACTAAGCTGGGTATTCCTACAGTAGCTATAGTAGGCTATACATCTGTTGGTAAGACTACATTGTACAACAAGCTCACAGGTGATAATAAGCTTACAGGTTCTGCACTATTTAAGACACTTGCTCCTAAGAGTGGTTTGGTTAACACCATGTGTGGCAAGATTATAGTTATAGATACAATTGGTTTCATACGTAAAATGCCTGAGGAGATAGTAGATTTATTTCATGCTGTGATCTCAGAGTTAAAGTACTCGGATCAAATAGTGTTGCTTGCAGATCTTACAGACTCTGTAGAAGACTTCATCGAGAAATTACTCACCTCAGTAGATATACTTAAAAAAGTAGGAGTAGTAGACAAACCTTTACTAGTTCTTCTGAATAAAAGAGACCTGGTCTCAGAAGATATCGCTAAGGAGTACGAAAAACTAGCCCTGAATATACTAGCTGATGAGAAGGTGTATAGCGTGAGAGATATATTATCAGGATCTGTTCTCCTAGGAGATGTAATAGAAGAACTTCTGAGATCTATTTGTAAGAACATAGATCTCTCTAGAAGGATCTAA
- the thsA gene encoding thermosome subunit alpha — MAAGYGIPVLILKEGTQRTIGREALRSNILAARALAEVLKTSLGPKGLDKMLIDSFGDVTITNDGATIVKEMEIQHPAAKLLVEAAKATDAEVGDGTTSVIILAGTLLEKAEKLLDQNIHPTIIIEGYKKALNEALRAIDEIGTKIDIRDLESEEGRKIAKAELKKVLLSTLASKYLATPDVMDKLMDIIIDAALIATEKRGDRYEVVLDNVKIEKKKGGSLADSRLIKGIVLDKEVVHPAMPRRVVGAKIALLDAPLEIEKPEISAKINISSPEQIKAFLDEEAKMLKEMVDKIASVGANVVICQKGIDDVAQHFLAKKGIMAVRRVKRSDMEKLERATGGRIVTSIRDLTEKDLGYAELVEERRVGNDKMVFIEGAKNPKAATILLRGANDMILDETERSINDALNAIRNIVREPMVVGGGGAAEVAIALRLRKFAESIGGKEQLAIQAVADALEEIPSILANTAGMDVLDTILQLRKYHAEGYVFAGIDVNAGKIVEDVSRLSIIDPSLVKKQIIKGAIEVATTILKIDDIVGAAPKKEEKEKKGEEKGKTPETPELD; from the coding sequence ATGGCTGCAGGCTATGGTATACCTGTGTTAATCCTTAAAGAAGGAACTCAGAGAACTATTGGAAGAGAAGCTCTTAGAAGTAATATTCTGGCTGCAAGAGCTCTTGCCGAGGTTCTTAAGACGAGCCTAGGACCTAAGGGTTTAGATAAAATGCTTATAGATAGTTTTGGAGATGTCACCATAACAAACGACGGAGCTACTATTGTTAAGGAAATGGAGATCCAGCATCCAGCGGCGAAGCTGCTAGTTGAAGCTGCTAAAGCTACAGATGCTGAGGTTGGCGACGGAACTACAAGTGTAATAATATTAGCTGGTACATTGCTTGAGAAAGCTGAGAAGCTCTTAGATCAGAATATTCATCCCACGATCATTATAGAGGGTTATAAGAAAGCTTTAAACGAAGCTCTTAGAGCGATAGATGAGATAGGAACCAAGATAGATATAAGAGATCTAGAGAGTGAAGAGGGGAGGAAGATTGCTAAGGCAGAACTGAAGAAAGTTCTTCTCTCAACCCTCGCGAGCAAATATCTTGCTACACCAGATGTCATGGACAAGCTTATGGATATAATAATAGACGCAGCTCTTATAGCAACTGAGAAGAGAGGAGATAGATATGAAGTTGTACTAGATAATGTCAAGATCGAGAAGAAGAAAGGAGGATCTCTAGCTGATAGCAGACTTATAAAAGGAATCGTTCTCGACAAGGAGGTTGTTCATCCTGCAATGCCTAGAAGAGTTGTAGGTGCAAAGATAGCACTCCTGGACGCACCTCTAGAGATCGAGAAACCTGAGATTTCTGCAAAGATCAACATATCATCTCCAGAACAGATCAAAGCTTTCCTAGATGAAGAAGCTAAGATGCTTAAAGAGATGGTTGATAAGATTGCTTCTGTTGGTGCTAATGTTGTTATATGTCAGAAAGGTATTGACGACGTAGCACAACACTTCCTAGCTAAGAAAGGTATAATGGCTGTTAGAAGAGTGAAGAGAAGCGATATGGAGAAGCTAGAAAGAGCAACAGGTGGAAGAATAGTCACCAGCATAAGAGATCTCACAGAAAAAGACTTAGGATATGCAGAACTCGTAGAAGAGAGAAGAGTAGGAAATGACAAGATGGTATTTATAGAAGGTGCTAAGAATCCAAAAGCTGCAACAATACTACTCAGAGGAGCTAATGATATGATACTTGACGAAACCGAGAGAAGTATTAATGACGCGCTTAATGCCATAAGAAATATAGTGAGAGAGCCTATGGTAGTAGGAGGAGGGGGAGCTGCAGAAGTAGCTATAGCTCTAAGACTTAGAAAGTTTGCAGAGAGCATAGGTGGTAAGGAGCAGCTAGCTATTCAGGCTGTCGCTGATGCTCTAGAAGAGATACCCTCCATACTAGCGAACACAGCTGGCATGGATGTTCTCGATACAATTCTACAGCTTAGAAAGTATCATGCCGAAGGATATGTATTTGCAGGAATCGATGTTAACGCTGGAAAGATCGTTGAAGACGTGTCAAGACTCAGCATAATAGATCCATCCTTGGTTAAGAAACAGATCATAAAAGGAGCTATCGAGGTTGCAACAACAATTCTAAAGATAGACGATATAGTAGGTGCTGCTCCTAAGAAAGAGGAGAAGGAGAAGAAAGGAGAGGAGAAAGGTAAGACTCCTGAAACTCCTGAACTAGACTAA
- a CDS encoding DNA-directed RNA polymerase subunit K → MSKRIVTAEIKRITKYELARIIAVRALQLSLGAPPLVNIDNLSKRDAYSIALEEVRRKILPVVIKRRLPNGTEYIFSLRELDIQIEGFDHG, encoded by the coding sequence TTGAGCAAAAGGATTGTCACAGCTGAGATTAAGAGAATTACAAAATATGAGCTAGCCAGAATCATAGCTGTGAGAGCCCTTCAACTATCTTTGGGAGCACCGCCTCTTGTAAATATAGATAATCTGAGTAAGAGAGACGCATATTCTATCGCACTTGAAGAGGTTAGAAGAAAAATTCTTCCGGTGGTGATCAAGAGAAGACTTCCAAACGGTACCGAGTATATTTTTTCCCTTAGAGAGTTAGATATACAGATAGAAGGTTTTGATCATGGGTGA
- a CDS encoding site-2 protease family protein, which yields MGETHSIEYAAEVVRKYFLVVEELTKTNNILRLKIIPNRLGYIVSELRELYRELAPKGFHILLREYEKIYLLEIYKAENRRSPMRIFIIALLTTLATVFITSYIWVSSLSLGYPQIIFRSILLSATILIPLAVHELGHYTISRYYRIPSTIPVFIPGIPGFTLGTFGAVIFARSLPPTLEELSMLALAGPLAGTISSLLFVVYGLSLSEITVGTPPPGSIPITSVPLAFMLLERLLFGGREGVIILSPEATAAYYLLLIHFMNLLPVGQLDGGQILRSLVSQKLHAMIGLITVSIFIVISIISRDPLLQIISVFLLLMYILTGSYPHQGASYDQRIYSKKVFIVFISWILLVALTAPIPL from the coding sequence ATGGGTGAAACACATTCCATAGAATATGCTGCAGAAGTTGTTAGAAAATACTTTCTAGTAGTCGAAGAACTTACAAAAACGAATAATATACTTAGACTTAAAATAATTCCGAATAGACTAGGATATATAGTATCAGAGCTACGAGAATTATATAGAGAGCTTGCTCCAAAAGGTTTTCATATTTTATTGAGAGAATATGAGAAAATTTATCTCTTAGAGATCTACAAAGCCGAAAACAGAAGAAGTCCTATGAGGATCTTTATCATAGCTCTATTAACCACTCTTGCAACAGTCTTTATAACATCCTACATATGGGTCTCAAGCCTGTCACTCGGGTATCCTCAGATTATTTTTAGAAGCATTCTCCTCTCAGCCACTATATTAATACCTCTAGCAGTTCATGAGCTAGGTCACTACACTATATCGAGATACTATAGAATTCCGAGCACTATACCCGTATTTATTCCAGGGATTCCAGGCTTCACTTTAGGAACATTCGGTGCTGTGATATTCGCCAGATCTCTACCCCCAACCCTAGAAGAGCTCTCTATGTTAGCATTAGCAGGACCTCTTGCCGGAACTATTTCATCACTATTATTCGTAGTATACGGACTCTCACTCTCCGAGATCACCGTTGGAACACCTCCTCCAGGAAGCATTCCTATCACATCAGTACCTCTAGCATTCATGCTATTAGAGAGACTTCTCTTTGGAGGGAGAGAAGGTGTTATAATTCTAAGTCCTGAAGCTACTGCAGCATACTATCTTCTACTAATACATTTTATGAATCTTCTTCCAGTAGGTCAGCTTGATGGAGGGCAGATTCTTAGAAGCTTGGTTTCGCAAAAACTTCATGCTATGATCGGACTAATCACGGTATCTATATTCATAGTTATTTCAATTATATCTAGAGATCCTCTGCTTCAAATAATCTCGGTATTCCTCTTGCTAATGTATATATTGACAGGATCATATCCTCATCAGGGAGCGAGCTATGACCAAAGGATATACTCTAAAAAGGTTTTCATAGTATTCATTAGCTGGATACTGTTGGTAGCACTGACAGCGCCGATTCCATTATAG
- a CDS encoding DUF6062 family protein — protein sequence MMRDKSNLCSGILGAVYVEGLDQSICPICYLVSTGEAKYAENLLYENVLDPDVRVRFLESLGLCTNHAWLLLETAERIHDRLGVSILYLDALKKLRDSLEEIIDSGGDPSYKCFMCKYSKDAEDRYTTLYRECLNPEDYRRSKAIFCLKHLRSIIRYWEESKEKTDLRGP from the coding sequence ATGATGAGAGATAAGAGTAATTTATGTAGTGGGATCCTTGGTGCTGTATATGTTGAAGGGCTTGATCAGAGTATCTGCCCTATATGCTATCTAGTCTCTACCGGAGAAGCTAAGTATGCTGAGAATCTTCTCTATGAGAACGTGCTAGATCCGGATGTTAGAGTTAGATTTCTAGAAAGCCTCGGGCTATGTACAAATCATGCATGGTTGTTGCTAGAAACAGCTGAAAGGATTCACGATAGATTAGGAGTATCAATACTATATCTTGATGCTCTAAAGAAACTTCGAGATTCTCTTGAAGAGATCATAGATAGTGGTGGCGATCCTTCATATAAATGTTTTATGTGCAAATACTCTAAAGATGCTGAAGATAGATATACAACCCTCTATAGAGAATGTTTAAATCCAGAAGACTATAGAAGATCTAAGGCTATTTTCTGTTTAAAGCATTTAAGATCGATCATAAGATATTGGGAGGAGTCTAAGGAAAAAACAGATCTTAGAGGTCCATAG
- the psmB gene encoding archaeal proteasome endopeptidase complex subunit beta, whose product MGFELGTGATAIGMRLKDTVVLAAEKKFSYGGFVMSRSVKKIFRIHDRIAIAAAGLFADMQTISRIINNEIRYYEITSKRPISVRGAARQISLILYSYKYMPFLTELIIGGVDSEGPHIYVMDPLGSLIEDDFAAVGTGAQIAIGLLEGSYRKDLDLEKAIELAVEAVRIASRRDTMSGEGVDVAIIRESGYDERYYPLK is encoded by the coding sequence TTGGGTTTCGAACTGGGTACTGGAGCAACTGCTATTGGTATGAGATTGAAGGATACAGTTGTATTGGCTGCTGAGAAGAAGTTTTCTTATGGTGGTTTTGTTATGAGTAGGAGTGTTAAAAAGATATTCAGAATTCATGATAGAATTGCTATTGCGGCTGCTGGATTATTTGCTGATATGCAAACCATATCTAGGATCATAAATAACGAGATAAGATATTATGAGATCACTTCTAAGAGGCCTATAAGTGTAAGAGGTGCTGCACGCCAGATCTCACTAATACTCTACTCATACAAGTACATGCCCTTCCTAACAGAACTGATCATAGGAGGTGTAGATTCTGAAGGACCTCATATATATGTTATGGACCCCCTGGGATCTCTTATAGAAGATGATTTTGCAGCAGTGGGGACGGGAGCTCAAATAGCTATAGGTCTTCTCGAGGGTAGCTATAGAAAGGATCTTGATCTTGAGAAAGCAATAGAACTTGCCGTGGAAGCTGTAAGAATAGCTTCTAGAAGAGATACAATGTCTGGAGAAGGTGTTGATGTAGCTATAATAAGAGAGAGCGGGTACGATGAAAGATACTACCCTCTAAAATGA
- a CDS encoding protein-L-isoaspartate(D-aspartate) O-methyltransferase, whose translation MSLEDQKRSLIQNLVESNYIRTEKVRKAFEKVSRELFIPPEYREHAYVDTPLPIGYGQTISAPHMVAIMTEKLDIREGDLVLEIGTGSGYQAAIIAELVDPESKGEGHVVSIEFIPELAEFARENLIRSGYYDRVSIIVGDGGLGTFEGRELYDRIIVTAASPKIPGKLLSQLKVGGVMIAPIGDRWVQVLYIIRKTSEKEFTAEEDIPCVFVPLRGREGFKI comes from the coding sequence ATGTCTCTCGAGGATCAGAAGAGGAGCTTGATACAAAATCTCGTTGAGAGTAATTATATAAGAACGGAGAAGGTTAGAAAAGCATTTGAGAAAGTATCAAGAGAACTCTTCATACCTCCCGAGTATAGAGAACATGCATATGTAGACACCCCACTTCCCATAGGTTATGGGCAGACTATATCAGCTCCACACATGGTTGCTATAATGACGGAGAAACTTGATATTAGAGAAGGAGATCTTGTGCTTGAGATAGGAACAGGCTCAGGTTATCAAGCCGCTATAATAGCCGAGTTAGTGGATCCCGAGTCCAAGGGTGAGGGCCATGTTGTAAGTATAGAATTCATACCCGAGCTAGCTGAATTTGCCAGAGAGAACCTTATCAGATCAGGATATTATGACAGGGTTTCTATAATTGTAGGAGACGGAGGACTTGGAACATTTGAGGGTAGAGAGCTATATGACAGGATTATAGTCACTGCTGCATCTCCAAAGATCCCTGGAAAACTCCTCTCCCAACTTAAAGTCGGAGGAGTAATGATAGCTCCTATAGGAGATAGATGGGTTCAAGTACTCTATATTATAAGAAAGACTTCTGAGAAAGAGTTCACAGCTGAAGAAGATATACCGTGCGTATTCGTTCCTTTGAGAGGTAGAGAAGGATTTAAAATATGA
- a CDS encoding FAD-dependent oxidoreductase: MKFSRCEKVTERVNKRVAIIGAGPAGLGASGVLICKGYEVHVFDLLPEPGGLLLFGIPGFRVPKKNVREGIEDLKRLGVIFHTNTKVVPGRVEEPGKIGFDLILERFDAVIIATGTWEERRLEVPGEDLPRVYPALSYLFEYSKAELGYISYKDLPPLGRRVAVIGAGLTAVDAAEVSLRLGSEDVYMIYRRTINEAPAHRREIERLIKEGVKWIELATPKRFIGDHSEGVRAVELIRMRLGEPDHTGRPRPIPIEGSEYTIDIDSALIAIGEIPTPPILDPSRLKLNKDRTIWVDKKNRTSIEKVFAAGDVVIGPSFIGRALASGISAANSVDEYLRSGVWRLEA, from the coding sequence TTGAAGTTCTCGAGATGTGAGAAAGTTACAGAGAGAGTCAATAAACGTGTGGCAATAATAGGAGCTGGTCCGGCAGGTTTAGGGGCATCCGGAGTTCTTATTTGCAAGGGTTACGAGGTTCATGTATTTGATCTGCTACCAGAACCCGGAGGTCTGCTACTCTTCGGAATACCAGGCTTCAGAGTTCCTAAGAAGAATGTAAGAGAAGGTATTGAAGATCTTAAGAGATTAGGAGTTATCTTCCATACGAACACAAAGGTTGTTCCTGGAAGAGTTGAAGAACCTGGAAAGATAGGCTTCGACCTGATCCTAGAGAGATTTGATGCAGTAATAATAGCTACAGGAACCTGGGAGGAGAGAAGACTAGAAGTTCCTGGAGAAGATCTTCCAAGGGTTTATCCAGCTCTCTCATATTTATTCGAGTACAGCAAAGCTGAACTAGGATATATAAGCTATAAAGATCTCCCGCCTCTCGGAAGGAGAGTTGCCGTAATAGGTGCTGGTCTCACAGCAGTTGACGCGGCAGAAGTTTCGCTAAGACTAGGATCTGAGGATGTATATATGATCTATAGAAGAACGATTAACGAAGCTCCAGCTCATAGAAGAGAAATTGAAAGACTCATAAAAGAAGGCGTTAAATGGATTGAACTGGCAACACCAAAAAGATTTATAGGAGATCATTCTGAAGGCGTTAGAGCTGTGGAACTGATAAGAATGAGGTTAGGAGAACCAGATCACACCGGGAGACCAAGACCTATACCCATAGAAGGTTCTGAATATACCATAGATATAGATTCAGCCTTAATAGCAATAGGAGAGATACCAACACCTCCGATACTAGACCCTTCAAGACTGAAACTAAATAAAGATAGGACAATATGGGTTGATAAGAAGAATAGAACATCCATAGAAAAAGTATTCGCCGCCGGAGATGTAGTCATAGGACCTAGTTTCATAGGAAGAGCACTAGCGTCTGGAATATCAGCTGCTAATAGCGTAGATGAGTACCTTAGATCTGGTGTATGGAGATTAGAAGCGTGA